In Subdoligranulum variabile, the genomic stretch CAGAACGCCGGAAAAGGCGATCTGGTGGTTTGCATGAGCTGCGGTGATCTGTACAAGGCGGCGGACATGATGGTCGGCAAGTAATAGAATCGGAAGGCAGGCTGCCCGTCGGGCGGCCTGCCTTTTTGCTGTATCTCTACACATTTATCCTCAAATGGTGTATACTAAAACCAAAATCGTAAAAGGAGAACCGATCTATGAACCAGCACTATCTGCAGCTGTATGCTGATTTTGTTGTCAAAGTGGGCGTCAATGTGCGTCCGCGCCAGAATTTTATCGTTCGCTGCCCGGTCACGATGCCGGAGTTTGCCCATGCCTGTGTGCGCGCGGGTTACGAAGCGGGTGCCAAGCGGGTCATCGTCCGGTGGGAGGATGACAAACTCACCCGTTTGCATATGGAATTGGCGCAGGAGTCCGACCTGTGCGAGCTGAAGCCCTATGAGCTGCGCAGTTATCTCGATTATGCCGAAGATCCGGACGGCTGCTGCACGCTGGCCATCCACGCCGAGGATCCCGAGGCGCTGGCCGGCCTGGATGCCGCCAAGGTCAACCGTGTGAACCTGGCCAAGCGCACCTTCATGAAGCCCTGGCAGGAATATACCATGAACGACCGGGTCCAGTGGTGCGTGGTCGCTGTCCCGGCCCCCGGCTGGGCTGCCAAGGTGTTCCCGGACCTTCCCGTCGAGCAGGCGGTGGAGAAGCTGTGGGAGGTCATCTTTGACGTCTGCCGCGTTTCCACCGGAGATCCCGTCTCCGCCTGGAAAGAGCATGTGGCCAAGACGGCGGCCCGGCGGGATCAGCTCAACGCCTGGAACCTGGACCGCGTGCACATCACCAGCGGCAACGGCACCGACCTGACGGTGGGCATTGCTCAGGATGCCACCTGGGAGGGAGCCTCCAGCAAGTCGGAACGGGGGATTGAGTTTATCGCCAACGTGCCTACCGAAGAAGTCTTCTGCGCCCCGGACCGCAATCGCGTGGACGGCATAGTCTATGGCACCAAGCCTTATGTCTACAACGGACAGCTCATCGAGGGCTGGCATGTGACCTTCAAGGATGGCCAGGTCGTGGAGCATGGCGCTGAGAAGAACGCCAATCTCCTGGCAGAGCTTCTCTCCACCGACGAGAATGCCAACCGCATCGGCGAGATCGCCCTGGTGCCGGCTTCCAGCCCCATCAACCGCAGTGGTGTGCTCTTCTTCAACACGCTGTTTGACGAGAACGCCGCCTGCCACATCGCCTTTGGCGCCGGTTACCCCACGAACATCCGGGGCGGTGCTTCGATGACCCGCGCGCAGCTGATGGAGAAGGGACTCAACGATTCCGCTATCCATGAGGATGTGATGATCGGCGCAGCAGACAGCCAGATCACCGGCATCACCAAGTCCGGCGAGGAAGTCACCATCTTCACCGACGGCGAGTGGGCTTTCTGATATCATCCGTAAAAAGTCCCGGACAGTTTGTCCGGGACTTTTTCTGTCAGGCCGAAGCGGCAAAGACTTCCGCAAAACGCGGTGCCATCCGGTCAAAATTCTGGGTGCCGTCGGGATCCGTCCACAGAACGCACAACACGCGGCGGCCCTGCACCAGAATCAGTTGTCGGAAAACGCCATCCTTTCCGCTATAGCCGTATGCGGCGTCCGTCCCCGGCAGATCCGGCAATGGCTGCGGCTCATCGGCCAGTAGGGACTGGCTTTCGTGGAGGTCGTTCACCAGAAGATGGGCCAGCCAGGGTGTGCGTGTGTCATAGTAGCAAACGGCAAGAGAGGTGTCCAGCACCACTTTCCCGTTTTGCAGGATTTTGCCGCTCTCGTCATACTCCAATATGGTAGGGGCCAACAGGGAATGCCGGATTTCCAGATTGCTGCGTTTCCGAGCGTCTGCCTCATCCCAGACCGGTGTGCCGTCGGCCAGGTCTGTCAGGGTGGCAAAGGGAAGGGGGCCTTGGTAGTCCGTGATGGGCTGGCGGGTCCCTGACTGGACAAGCGCCCCAAATCCACCCAGGAGCAGCAGAACAAGGGCACAGGTAGTGATCCCCTGGCTGATCCGGTGGATCCAGGCGGCGGCATGCCAGTTCTTTTGGTGATCCGGTTCATACCCCTGCCGCAGCCTGCGGCTCAGTTTCAGAATGTTATACAGGTCTCGGAAAGCCAGAAACAGCGTGCCGAAAAAATACAGGTAAATGCAGCAGGAAAGCAGTGGCATTTCCACGAGGAACCTCACCAGACGCCCTCGGCCATTCAGAAGAAACTGCAGGATCAGTGCGGCAAACAACCCCAGGAAGCTCCACCAGGCGGAGCGGCGGGCCATCTTCAGACTCAGCGCCTGCACGGCGGGGTCGGTGTGCAGTTCAGGCGCACGGGGATCTTCGCAGGCATACAGAAAAAACTCCTGTTGAGCGCAGACAAAATACCAGCCGTATTCGGCGTAGAGCGCTTTTTCTGAGGAGAGCGGCTCCGACGGGGCAGAATCCAGCCAGCCGCCTTTCAGCCGGGCGGCGGTCAGGCGATAGCGCACCGATTGCGGGGTGCCGGGGCGGAACCGTGCCAGCGTACGCCCCATCTTCTCCACAAAAAGGCCCCGGGCGGCCATATCCGTCAGCCAGCTTTCACAGGCTTCCACCTCATAGCACAGGCTGGGGACGGGACGGTAAACGATCTCCTTGTGAAGCAGCTTCATCCCGGGCATCTCCTTTTGTCAGGCTGGCGGGGGCGGTGATCTCGGCGCGGGCGGCGTCATCCAGACAGCGCTGCAGACGGGCTCGCTCGCCTTCGTAAGCGGCTTTGCCGGCGGCGGTAAGATGATAATAGCGCTTGCATCCGACCGAACCGGCATCCGCCAGAAATCCTTCTTTTTCAAATCGAGCCAACAAAGTATAGAGGGTGGCGGGACCCAGCCGTACCGTGCCGCCGGAAATCTGTGCCGCATAGGCTGTGATCTCCGCACCGCAGGCATCTGCCTGCTGCAGAGCCATCAACACATAAAACATGGATTCTGTCAGGTTTTCCATTGCCTGCCTGGGCATCGGCAACACCTCCCGTTGCAATATCGTATAATGATATTGTATATTGATATCGATGCGCAGTCAACTGTTTTTTTCGCTTTGCGGTAAAAAATGGCCTGCAAAGGCCTTTTTGTGCCCCCTTTTTCTGCGGCAGGGGGTTGCAATTTGCCCGGGGGTGTGGTATATTTTTACTGTTCGATGATGATTTTATTGGAAAGTGGGCCGTCAAGGTCCGCTTTCTTTTTATGATAGGGAAGAATTAAGGAGCGTTTGCATGGCAAAACAGCAAAACAGCGGCGGAGCGGCCAAGACGGTCGAAACGCTGGTGCGCCCCACGGTGGAGGGCATGGGCCTGCGCCTGTGGGATGTCCGTTTTGAAAAAGAAGGCCCCGACTGGTTCCTGCGGGTGCTGATCGACCGGGACGAACCGCTGGATACCGATACCTGTGAAGCGGTTTCCCGCGCCATCGATCCCATTTTGGACGAGGCAGACCCCATCGACCAGAGTTACTATCTGGAAGTGGGCAGCCCCGGACTGGGACGCCGTCTGACCCGCCCTGAGCATTATGAAGCCCTGCGCGGGCAGAAGTGCGCCGCGCATCTGATCCGGCCTGACGAAGCGGGCCGGCGGGACGTGGCGGGCATTCTGCAGGGGCTGGATGGGGAAGGCAATGTGACCCTCGTGGACGGGGAAGAAACTTACACCTTCCCGGTGAAGGCCGCGGGCTATGTCAAGCTCTGCGATGATGAAGATCTGTTTGGCTGAGCGCCAAGTTCTGTATTTGTGTACTGAAACCTATATTGGGAGGAAACCGTAAAAATGGCTACTGCGAACAACGAATTCTTTGATGCTCTGGCTGCGCTGGAAAAAGAGCGCGGACTGCCGGAAGATTACCTGATCGAAAAGATCAAGGCAGCCATCGTCATTGCTGTGAAGAAGGACTACGAGGTCGAGGACGACAACGTTGTGGTTGACATCGACCCCGAGATCGGCGCGTTCCGCGCCAGCCTGCTGCGCGACATCGTGGAGGAAGTGGAGAACCCCCATACCCAGGTCAGCCTGGAGGAGGCCCAGAAGGTCCGCAAGAGCTACAAGGTCGGTCAGCGCATGGTCACCCAGCTCAAAACCAAGGAGTTCGGCCGCATCGCTGCGCAGACTGCCAAGCACGTGATCCGTCAGGGCCTGCGCGAAGGTGAGCGCAACCTGCAGTGCAGCGAGATGCAGTCCCGCGCCCATGAGCTCATCACCGCCACGGTGGTCTCCATTGATCCGGAGCGCGGCAACGTCGTGCTGGATCTGGGCAAGGGCGGCAGCGCCGTGCTGCCCCGCAACGAGCAGGTCCCCGGCGAGACCTTCCATGAGGGCGAGACCGTGCAGGTCTACGTGGTGGATGTGCTGGCCACCGACCGCGGTCCCCGCGTGACGATCAGCCGCACTCATCCCGGCCTGGTCAAGCGGATGTTCGAGCTGGAAGTGCCGGAAATCTATGACGGCACCGTCGAGATCAAGGCCATTGCCCGTGAGGCCGGTGCCCGTACCAAGCTGGCGGTTTGGAGCAAGAACCCCGATGTGGACCCCGTCGGCGCCTGCATTGGTGCCCGCGGTGCCCGTGTGGAAAAGATCGTCCAGGAGCTGGGCGGTGAGAAGATCGATGTCATCCGCTGGAGCGAGGACATCACCGAGTTCATCTCGGCGGCGCTGTCTCCGGCCAAGGTGGTCAAGGTGGAACTGCTCCCCGGCGAGACCAAGAGCTGCCGTGTCACGGTGCCGGATCACCAGCTGAGCCTGGCCATCGGCAATAAAGGACAGAATGTGCGTCTGTGTGCACACCTGACCGGTTACAATATTGATATCCGCCCCGAGTCCGGTTACTACGGCGAGGACGAGGAATAAAAAGA encodes the following:
- a CDS encoding aminopeptidase, with the translated sequence MNQHYLQLYADFVVKVGVNVRPRQNFIVRCPVTMPEFAHACVRAGYEAGAKRVIVRWEDDKLTRLHMELAQESDLCELKPYELRSYLDYAEDPDGCCTLAIHAEDPEALAGLDAAKVNRVNLAKRTFMKPWQEYTMNDRVQWCVVAVPAPGWAAKVFPDLPVEQAVEKLWEVIFDVCRVSTGDPVSAWKEHVAKTAARRDQLNAWNLDRVHITSGNGTDLTVGIAQDATWEGASSKSERGIEFIANVPTEEVFCAPDRNRVDGIVYGTKPYVYNGQLIEGWHVTFKDGQVVEHGAEKNANLLAELLSTDENANRIGEIALVPASSPINRSGVLFFNTLFDENAACHIAFGAGYPTNIRGGASMTRAQLMEKGLNDSAIHEDVMIGAADSQITGITKSGEEVTIFTDGEWAF
- a CDS encoding DUF2812 domain-containing protein, with amino-acid sequence MKLLHKEIVYRPVPSLCYEVEACESWLTDMAARGLFVEKMGRTLARFRPGTPQSVRYRLTAARLKGGWLDSAPSEPLSSEKALYAEYGWYFVCAQQEFFLYACEDPRAPELHTDPAVQALSLKMARRSAWWSFLGLFAALILQFLLNGRGRLVRFLVEMPLLSCCIYLYFFGTLFLAFRDLYNILKLSRRLRQGYEPDHQKNWHAAAWIHRISQGITTCALVLLLLGGFGALVQSGTRQPITDYQGPLPFATLTDLADGTPVWDEADARKRSNLEIRHSLLAPTILEYDESGKILQNGKVVLDTSLAVCYYDTRTPWLAHLLVNDLHESQSLLADEPQPLPDLPGTDAAYGYSGKDGVFRQLILVQGRRVLCVLWTDPDGTQNFDRMAPRFAEVFAASA
- a CDS encoding PadR family transcriptional regulator: MPRQAMENLTESMFYVLMALQQADACGAEITAYAAQISGGTVRLGPATLYTLLARFEKEGFLADAGSVGCKRYYHLTAAGKAAYEGERARLQRCLDDAARAEITAPASLTKGDARDEAASQGDRLPSRPQPVL
- a CDS encoding ribosome maturation factor RimP, yielding MAKQQNSGGAAKTVETLVRPTVEGMGLRLWDVRFEKEGPDWFLRVLIDRDEPLDTDTCEAVSRAIDPILDEADPIDQSYYLEVGSPGLGRRLTRPEHYEALRGQKCAAHLIRPDEAGRRDVAGILQGLDGEGNVTLVDGEETYTFPVKAAGYVKLCDDEDLFG
- the nusA gene encoding transcription termination factor NusA, with translation MATANNEFFDALAALEKERGLPEDYLIEKIKAAIVIAVKKDYEVEDDNVVVDIDPEIGAFRASLLRDIVEEVENPHTQVSLEEAQKVRKSYKVGQRMVTQLKTKEFGRIAAQTAKHVIRQGLREGERNLQCSEMQSRAHELITATVVSIDPERGNVVLDLGKGGSAVLPRNEQVPGETFHEGETVQVYVVDVLATDRGPRVTISRTHPGLVKRMFELEVPEIYDGTVEIKAIAREAGARTKLAVWSKNPDVDPVGACIGARGARVEKIVQELGGEKIDVIRWSEDITEFISAALSPAKVVKVELLPGETKSCRVTVPDHQLSLAIGNKGQNVRLCAHLTGYNIDIRPESGYYGEDEE